The window CAGAAGAAGTAGCCGCCGAACCAAACGCCAAATCGGGCGTCGAAGCGACTGTTCACATCAAGTCGGGCTTGCCCCTCGGCAGTCTCAGCCAGGCGCTTCGCTTGAGCACCAACCTTCCCAACACGGCGCCGCTGACTGTTGCCATCGAGGGACGGATTGTCGGCGACATCATGCTGGTCGGGCCCGGTGTGGTCAGCGATCAGAACATGATTCGCCTGGGCGACACACAGTCCTCCGTCGGCAAGAAGGCGCAGTTCCATGTGCTGGTCAAAGGTCCGCATCGCGCCGAAACGACACTCAAGCTAGCCGATGTCGCTCCGGCGGGGGAACTGCAAGCAGTGCTAGGAGAAGCTTTGACGGATAATCCGCAAGTAACGCGCTACCCTTTGACGATCACAGTTCCGGTCGGCGCCAAGCCGGTCGTCAATCAGGGAACCGTGCCAGGCGAAGCTGGCATCGTGCGGTTGACCACAACGCATCCGCAGATTCCCGAGTTTGTTATCATCGTGCGGTACGCGGTCAGAGAATAAGCAGCCGTCGGCTGCCAGCAACGGAGTTCGCTAGCAAGGACGTCATGCATGCAAGCCAGCCAACCGTTGATCCGCCGCGTTCTTCTCATCAGCATCTTCACGTTGCTCGGCAGTGTGCTATGGCTTGGTTGTCAAAAGCCGGCGCCGCCTCCACCTGCTCCACAACCCGCGCCGCCCGTCGCGCCTGTTCCGCCGACGCTGGTTCCTCCAGAACCCAAGCCGCCGGAACCAGCCAAACCGATCGAGCAACCGGCTGAACCGCCCAAAGAAGTGCCCACGCCCAAGGATCCATCGGCTGAAACGCCGAAATCAACGGCCACGCCGAAGTTGCCGCTGTTCGAAGGCTGGCCCACTCCCAAGCTCGTGCTCTTCGTCACCGGCCAGCAACAGGGATACATCGAGCCCTGCGGTTGCACTGGCCTGGCCAATCAAAAAGGTGGCCTCGCCCGCAGGCAAACCTTGCTGAGCGAACTGCGCGACAAAAAGAAATGGCCCGTCGTTGCCGTCGACGTCGGCAGCCAAAGCAAACGCTTTGGCCGGCAGTCGGAAATCAAATTTCAACGCACCGCCGATGCGCTGCGTTCGATGGGTTACCAAGCCGTCGCTCTCGGCGCCGATGATTTGCGGCTGACTGGCGGCGAGTTGCTCTCGGCGACGAACCCCGATCCCGACAAGCCGAGCATGTTCGTCAGCGCCAACGTCGCCGTCATCGGCCGCGAACTGCAACCGACCTTTAAAGTAGTGACGGCTGGCGGCAAGAAGATCGGCATCACCAGCGTCCTTGGCGATACGTTCGAACAGAAGCTCGCCGGCGACGATGTTGTTCACGAACCGGCCGCGGCTGCGCTGGAAAAAGTCAGCGCGGAACTGAAGGCCCAGAATTGCGATCTCTACGTCTTGCTCTGCCACGCCACGCTCGACGAAAGTCGCAAGCTTGCCGCCGGGGCACCGCTCTTTGATCTCGTCATCTCTTCGGGCGGAGTCGGCGAACCGACGCTCGAGCTCGAAGAGATTCCCGGCTCGAAAGCGCTGATGGCCCAGGTCGGCACCAAGGGGATGTATACCGGCGTGATCGGTTTGTTCGATGGCGACGCGAAGAATCGTTTTCGTTATCAACGCGTGCCGCTCGACGATCGCTGGAAAGATTCTCCCGAAATGCTGCAGCTGCTCGCCGATTACCAAGATCAGCTGAAGAACTTCGGCTTTGCTGAATTGGGTTTGAAACCGCAACCGCATCCCACCGGCCGGCAGTTTGTTGGCAGCGCAAAGTGCGGCGAGTGTCACACGAAAGCCTTCGAGGTGTGGGAGACATCGGCCCATGCTCATGCGACCGAGTCGCTCGTCAAGCCGCCGAACGAACGTGCTCACATCGCCCGGCATTTCGATCCGGAATGTCTCAGCTGTCACGTCACCGGTTGGGAACCGCAGAAACATTGGCCGTTTGCTTCGGGCTATCAATCGCTCGAAAAGACGCCGCACCTCAAAGGCCAAGGCTGTGAAAACTGCCACGGTCCCGGTTCCGCGCACGTCGCTGCCGAAAGCGGCGCCGAGCAACTGATGGAAGCGGAAATGAAGAAACGCCGCGACGACATGAAGCTGCCGCTCGCTGCCGCGGAAAAGAAGTGCATGGAGTGCCACGATCTCGACAACAGCCCCGACTTTCATGTGAAGGGGGCGTTCGAGAAGTACTGGAAGCAGATCATGCACAAAGGGCACTATTGATGCCCCGCAAAGCTTCTGAACCAAAAGCCACTCCGAAAAAAGCGACGTCGAAGTCGCGCAAGGAAGATTCGCCGAAAGAAGAATCTCGCAAGGAACAGCAGCTGCGGCCGCCGCGAATTCTGGCGATCGAGGAGACCGATCCGAGCGAAGTCGCCGAGTCACTAGGACTCGAGCAATTCGCGGATCCCGACGACGCCGGGCTGTCGCTCGAAGAACTCGGCCAGGCCTATGCCGCGCTGATGACGCAAGGGACCGATCCCTACGAAGCAACCGCGCCGCCGCCAGAACCAACCGCTGGTGCGGTTGAAGGCGAGGCCGCGCCTGCCGCCGCCACGGATGACGAACCGCTGGAAGTGATCGCCGGCGATGACGAACGCTCGGCCGAAGTCACGCCGCAGACGATTCTCGAAGCGATGCTCTTCGTCGGCCATCCGCTGGGCGAACCACTCACCAGTCAGCAGATCGCCAGCTTGATGCGCGGCGTGCGAGCAGCTGAAATCGACGAGCTGGTGCAAGAGCTCAACGAAGGTTACGAGCGCGATGGCTCGGTGTATCACATCACTTCCGCCGGCGCGGGCTATCGTTTGCAACTGCGCGCCGAGTGGGGGCCGATCCGTGATCGCTTCTACGGCCGAGTGAAAGAAGCTCGCCTGTCGCAATCATCGGTCGATGTGCTGGCCATCGTGGCCTATCAGCAACCGATCAGCGCCGATGAAGTAGAACGCCTCCGCGGCAAACCGAGCGGCGCCGTACTGTCGCAACTCGTCCGCCGCGATCTCCTCGGCTTGAATCGCCCAGAACCAAAAGCCGCGCCCCTCTATCACACTACCGCGCGGTTCCTTGATCTCTTCGGCCTGGATGATCTGGATGAACTGCCGCAAAGCCTCGAAGGCGAGAAGGGCTTGTAGTCGAGCGCGATTACTCCATCTCTTCCCACACCGTGTGATACGCGCCGATCTGTTCGAAATATTCAAGCAGCCGGCCATAGAACGGATGGCCGCCGATGGTGGCGCTGTCGCCGATGACAATCAGCTTGCGTCGTGCGCGGGTGAGAGCGACATTCATCCGGCGCACATCGCCGAGAAAGCCTATTTCGCCGGTACTATTGGAGCGGACGAGCGAAATGATCACCGCTTCTTGCTCGCGCCCTTGAAAGCCGTCGACCGTGTCGACTTCGCAACCGTCAGTATCGTCCGCAGCCGCCAGCTTTTCACGCAGCAATCTCACTTGAGCTGCATAGGGAGAGATCACGGCGATTTGCGCGGGCGCCAAGCCTGCTGCGATGAGCGCGGCGACTTTGCGTACGACGAGCGCGGCTTCCTCGGGATTGCGGCGACTTTCGCCATCGGGCTCGAGCTCTTCGCTGTAACTTGCGCCCGCCGTATCGATGAAGTCGACCGGCATTTCGGTGAGGGGCGAACGCTCGATGTCCGGCAAATCGCAGAGCAGATGCGCGGCGACATCGTCCGGCGCGGTCAGTTCACCCGCATAAAACTCTGCCGAAGAGAAATTCGCGATGGCAGAGTGCATGCGATACTGCACCGTCAATCGCCGCGAGATGAGCGGCTGACCATAGCGCTTGATGAGTCGCTCTTGCAGGCTCAGGCCAAAGCCTTCCTTCGTCGCTTCGGTCGAAACGACGGTCGGCGGCAGCTGGCAGTGATCGCCGGCGAGGATCAGACGCTGCGAGCGGAGCAGCGGAATCCAGCAAGCGGGTTCGGTCGATTGGCAGGCTTCGTCGATGACGGCGAGGTCGAACTGTCGCGGCCCGATCACTTCGTGATCAATGCCGGTGAGAGTGACGCAGAGGACCTGTGCGCCGTCGAGCAACTCGGTCACGACTTGATCTTCGATCCGCCGCGCATCGGCGATGAGCTCCTTGGCTTCTTGCCGCATCTCGTATTTCATACCCGGCGGCGGCTTAGCTCGTTTGAAACGGCTGGCTTGATCGCGCAACTGACGAGCTTCTTTCAGCAAGCGGCGGGCGACTTTCAGATCGGGATGATTTTCGACGAGCAAGTCGAGCGTATGCTCGCGCAGTTCCGGCAGCACGCGGGCTGGATGACCAAGGCGGACTGCCTTTACACCCAACCGCAGCAGGCGTTCGAGCAAGTTGTCGACGGCCAGGTTGCTGGGTGCGGTGGCGAGCACTTTGTCGCCGCGGAGAACCGCTTGATGGATGAGTTCAGCAACCGTGGTGGTCTTGCCGGTTCCCGGCGGACCGTGGATCACGGCGAAGTCTTTGGTGGAGAGTGCGAACTCAATCGCTTCGCGCTGCGAAGGATTCAGCAGCAGAGCATTGCCTGGATCGATGAGTGGGACCGTCTTGCCAAACTCCGGAGGCCGAGCGCCGAGCAACGTTTGTTGCAAGTCGAACAGACGTCCCTTTTCGCTGTTCTGCGCTTTGGTCAGAGCGGACCGCTGGCGATCGCGAGCCACTTCATCGGTGGCGAGATCGATCCGCCAGGTGGGCCGTTCCGATTCGGTCTCGGGCGAGAAGGCGAGGGCCACTTCAATCGTCTGCCGATCGCGACGACTGACTAGGCCCCGCAGCGATTGGCCATCGTCGACCTTTTCCTCGGTCAGCAGAATCGGCGAGCCGGTGTTGAGTCGCGTCCAGGGCAACTGCAGCGACAGATCGCGTTTGCCGAGCGTCACCAGCGCTCGGCCACCGAGGCCCGTAGTTTCATCGCGGATTGTCAAACCGACCAGGCTCGCGCCGGTTCGCTCCGCTTCGGCGGGCGACATTCGTTGCAACCGCGCGCGAGCAATGGCAGCTTCGGCGGTTGCTTCCTGCTGTAGACAGCGGAGCAGTTTCGAAAAGTGTTCGTCAACGAATTTGGGCATGCGCGCGGCTGCTTACCGCGCAGCTGGCGTAGAAGGTGTTTCGGGAGCGACAGGATCGAAAGGCGGAGGAGTCTTGCGATTGATTTTACGCGGCGTGATGTTGGCAACGGGATGATCGGAGCTCTTTCCCTCGTCGGCCAGGGAACGCAAAAGTTCTGCCAAATCACCGCCGTGCTCAGCCAACAACTGCTCACGTACCGCGTGGAGTTCCTCAAGGATTGGATTCGTCGACATTTTCAGGATCTCCCAAGAATTGCGCTGGGGTGCAGATCAGGAGGCCTGACAATCCCAACTCCGCGAGCAATCGGTACAGGCGTGGCAGCATCGTCGCGTTAGCAATGTGTCGACAATTCTGCGTCAGTAAGTATTGTACTCCGCCAAGTGCCGCAGTGGCCACATGCACTGCGTCGACTTGTGCTTTAGGCGGCAGAAGCGAACGAGTCATCAATTCTTTGACAATCTCATTTACTTCGAGATTGTCCGGAAGTAACGGCACATCGGCGAGCAAATCGAGCCGTGCTTTCGCAGCTACAGAGTCTCCGCGCCCGGCTTCTTTCAGAACCAGACGCGAAGTTACGACTTGATACTTCGGCCGCTGCTCCTGCATCCAGCGCCGCGCCTGATCTTGCAATACCGCGATCTCAGGAACTTTGCTGGGCCAGGCAGTCGCATGGCTGATAACCGAAGTCTCGATGTAGACCGTGTCCATCGCTAAATCGTAGTCCGCTACTTCGTCCCCAAGCAATACAACCACTCCTGCCGTTTGCCGCCTTCGCGTGTTGCCGTGCGATGAAAGATCTGGCCGCCGACGACGGCGGGGCTGGCGAACGATTCGCCGCCGAGTTGGTTTTCGGCGACGATCTCCAGCTTGTCGGGATTCGGCTTGAAGACGTAGTGCATGCCGAGCTCATTCGCCCAGTAGATGTGTCCGCCGGCGAGCACCGGCGATGAACTGACCGGCCCTTTCAAGCGTTGCTTCCACATCTCTTCGCCGTCGCTGCCGCGCCAGCAGAAGAGAACTCCCTGACCGGTGAGAGCATACAGATAGCCGCCCGTCGCGAGCATCGACTGCTCGTAGCACTTTTGATTGTTCTTCCACAACACTTCGCCGCTGCCATCGGCCCGCACGGCGAGCGTCTCGGATTTGGGATAGCCGCCGCTGGCAAAGACAATGTCTCCTTCCCATACCAGCGTGCCGCAGGTGGCGGCTGCAGTGCCGGGGGCCTTCCACAACGGCTTGCCGGTGGCGGGATCGTACGAGCAGACTTCATCGGCGCCGCTGATCAGCAGTTGATCTTTGCCCGCGACATGCCCGACAACTGGTGAGGAAAAGCTGATGTTCCTTTTGCGCGGCGTGCGCCACACTTCATTGCCGGTCGCGCGATCGAAGGCTCCGATAAACGCCGAACCGTTCCACTCGGCGGCGACAATCACCGTGCCGCGATAAATGACCGGCGACGGCGCGTAGCCATATTCGTACGGCTTGCCGTCGAAGTCGCCGAGAAACTTCCGCCACTGCTCGTGTCCCTGCAGATCGAGAGCGATCAACTCGATTTTGTCGTGATGATAGTACACGACGAACAGCCGTTCGCCGTCGCTCACGATCGTCGGCGTGGCTTCGGTGTTCTTGGCGTGGTTCCGCGCAGGAAAGCCGCCGCGGCTGATTTCTTTCAAACCGACTTGCTTGCCGGTCGCGCGATCAAAGGCAGCGATCGAATGTACCTGCTCCTTTTCATCTGCCGTCG is drawn from Anatilimnocola floriformis and contains these coding sequences:
- a CDS encoding multiheme c-type cytochrome, with the protein product MQASQPLIRRVLLISIFTLLGSVLWLGCQKPAPPPPAPQPAPPVAPVPPTLVPPEPKPPEPAKPIEQPAEPPKEVPTPKDPSAETPKSTATPKLPLFEGWPTPKLVLFVTGQQQGYIEPCGCTGLANQKGGLARRQTLLSELRDKKKWPVVAVDVGSQSKRFGRQSEIKFQRTADALRSMGYQAVALGADDLRLTGGELLSATNPDPDKPSMFVSANVAVIGRELQPTFKVVTAGGKKIGITSVLGDTFEQKLAGDDVVHEPAAAALEKVSAELKAQNCDLYVLLCHATLDESRKLAAGAPLFDLVISSGGVGEPTLELEEIPGSKALMAQVGTKGMYTGVIGLFDGDAKNRFRYQRVPLDDRWKDSPEMLQLLADYQDQLKNFGFAELGLKPQPHPTGRQFVGSAKCGECHTKAFEVWETSAHAHATESLVKPPNERAHIARHFDPECLSCHVTGWEPQKHWPFASGYQSLEKTPHLKGQGCENCHGPGSAHVAAESGAEQLMEAEMKKRRDDMKLPLAAAEKKCMECHDLDNSPDFHVKGAFEKYWKQIMHKGHY
- the scpB gene encoding SMC-Scp complex subunit ScpB; translated protein: MPRKASEPKATPKKATSKSRKEDSPKEESRKEQQLRPPRILAIEETDPSEVAESLGLEQFADPDDAGLSLEELGQAYAALMTQGTDPYEATAPPPEPTAGAVEGEAAPAAATDDEPLEVIAGDDERSAEVTPQTILEAMLFVGHPLGEPLTSQQIASLMRGVRAAEIDELVQELNEGYERDGSVYHITSAGAGYRLQLRAEWGPIRDRFYGRVKEARLSQSSVDVLAIVAYQQPISADEVERLRGKPSGAVLSQLVRRDLLGLNRPEPKAAPLYHTTARFLDLFGLDDLDELPQSLEGEKGL
- a CDS encoding AAA domain-containing protein, yielding MPKFVDEHFSKLLRCLQQEATAEAAIARARLQRMSPAEAERTGASLVGLTIRDETTGLGGRALVTLGKRDLSLQLPWTRLNTGSPILLTEEKVDDGQSLRGLVSRRDRQTIEVALAFSPETESERPTWRIDLATDEVARDRQRSALTKAQNSEKGRLFDLQQTLLGARPPEFGKTVPLIDPGNALLLNPSQREAIEFALSTKDFAVIHGPPGTGKTTTVAELIHQAVLRGDKVLATAPSNLAVDNLLERLLRLGVKAVRLGHPARVLPELREHTLDLLVENHPDLKVARRLLKEARQLRDQASRFKRAKPPPGMKYEMRQEAKELIADARRIEDQVVTELLDGAQVLCVTLTGIDHEVIGPRQFDLAVIDEACQSTEPACWIPLLRSQRLILAGDHCQLPPTVVSTEATKEGFGLSLQERLIKRYGQPLISRRLTVQYRMHSAIANFSSAEFYAGELTAPDDVAAHLLCDLPDIERSPLTEMPVDFIDTAGASYSEELEPDGESRRNPEEAALVVRKVAALIAAGLAPAQIAVISPYAAQVRLLREKLAAADDTDGCEVDTVDGFQGREQEAVIISLVRSNSTGEIGFLGDVRRMNVALTRARRKLIVIGDSATIGGHPFYGRLLEYFEQIGAYHTVWEEME
- a CDS encoding type II toxin-antitoxin system VapC family toxin; this translates as MLGDEVADYDLAMDTVYIETSVISHATAWPSKVPEIAVLQDQARRWMQEQRPKYQVVTSRLVLKEAGRGDSVAAKARLDLLADVPLLPDNLEVNEIVKELMTRSLLPPKAQVDAVHVATAALGGVQYLLTQNCRHIANATMLPRLYRLLAELGLSGLLICTPAQFLGDPENVDESNP
- a CDS encoding outer membrane protein assembly factor BamB family protein — translated: MPRALSLSFLQAILLAGLLAPAAIAQEKGIADFPKLSATTDWPWWRGPQRNGIAAGGAPIKFGDSTNVVWKVPVPGRGHSSPTIVKDRIYLSTADEKEQVHSIAAFDRATGKQVGLKEISRGGFPARNHAKNTEATPTIVSDGERLFVVYYHHDKIELIALDLQGHEQWRKFLGDFDGKPYEYGYAPSPVIYRGTVIVAAEWNGSAFIGAFDRATGNEVWRTPRKRNISFSSPVVGHVAGKDQLLISGADEVCSYDPATGKPLWKAPGTAAATCGTLVWEGDIVFASGGYPKSETLAVRADGSGEVLWKNNQKCYEQSMLATGGYLYALTGQGVLFCWRGSDGEEMWKQRLKGPVSSSPVLAGGHIYWANELGMHYVFKPNPDKLEIVAENQLGGESFASPAVVGGQIFHRTATREGGKRQEWLYCLGTK